The proteins below come from a single Chrysoperla carnea chromosome 1, inChrCarn1.1, whole genome shotgun sequence genomic window:
- the LOC123291023 gene encoding hemolymph lipopolysaccharide-binding protein-like has translation MFTLKTFVLFIICTYKFVSSLPAIQNKSSFNGLIPFSRNTVYPGYLLFETSLYKYHRDVQKWADARKICDAEGGHLVIINSEDEAYFVRGLMAKYPDSVLNDVKYKNQVLIGMHDLFKEGEFVTIDGKSLESSGYTYWEPGNPGNAPNQNCGSVTRTGGINDFPCDTPSTFICEIPLESVCEHSIINPNGSTLAEEKGN, from the exons ATGTTTacgttaaaaacttttgttttatttataatttgcacTTATAAATTTGTTAGCAGTTTACCTGCTATCCAAAACAAA TCTAGTTTCAATGGCTTGATACCATTCAGTAGAAATACTGTTTATCCTGGATATTTACTTTTCGAAActagtttatataaatatcatcGTGACGTTCAAAAGTGGGCAGATGCAAGAAAAATTTGCGATGCTGAAGGTGGACatttagtaataattaattcagaAGATGAAGCATATTTTGTGCGAGGGCTTATGGCTAAATATCCGGATAGTGTCTTAAAtgatgttaaatataaaaatcaagttttgaTTGGTATGCACGATTTATTCAAAGAAGGCGAATTTGTTACAATCGATG GTAAATCACTTGAAAGCTCTGGTTATACTTATTGGGAACCTGGTAATCCTGGTAATGCACCAAATCAAAACTGTGGATCAGTTACGCGTACAGGCGGAATAAATGACTTTCCATGTGATACTCCGTCAACTTTTATTTGTGAAATTCCATTAGAAagtgttt GTGAACATAGTATCATCAACCCCAATGGTTCAACGTTAGCGGaagaaaaaggaaattaa
- the LOC123294846 gene encoding leucine-rich repeat-containing protein 15-like → MKIRFSTVFSTILALSSIRFCIGTRDIRDVSPRPSKDDYLKWLDYTSYPFFHSSTSMAVKIINDNTIELSSTILTREDHRYTSLKYLDVSNGKLETIRSNAFVNVKTYYWGSRLNCVYYLLLNNNRISNLETDAFSSLDELKHLDLSNNNLSFINNDFENLKNLNLLNLSNNNISYINITAIYASEIDLSNNNLSDISIVGIEKRRPSINLSFNKLTSILVNNSFLNELDISNNKLQSLNATYISESGIVQLNASNNQIHEFKITEIVKSLKVLDLSFNNMSDFTYSNFSILQHLNLSDNYFKHITNGAFNELENLNTLNLANNYLEVIQNETFIGLKNLNVLIISNNRLKTLETGSFRDLIKLNYLNLANNLLESTSSGTLSESLKGLWGLNKLNLANNSIKTIVSENFYGLDSLYQLDLTYQNLTDLPIGVFNYLYYLKTLNLSCNSLETIKKGIFTGLNKLETLSLAFNKLKTFEYESFYIHC, encoded by the exons ATGAAG aTAAGATTCTCTACAGTTTTCTCAACAATACTGGCTTTAAGTAGTATCAGGTTTTGTATCGGAACCCGTGATATTCGTGACGTATCCCCCCGTCCTTCAAAAGACGATTATTTGAAATGGTTAGATTATACATCATATCCTTTTTTTCATTCATCAACCTCGATGGCTGTAAAGATTATTAATGATAACACAATCGAATTATCATCGACAATTCTTACACGTGAAGACCACAGATATACATCTCTTAAATATTTAGACGTTTCGAATGGTAAGTTGGAAACTATAAGGTCTAACGCATTCGTTAATGTGAAAACATATTACTGGGGCAGCAGACTAAATtgtgtatattatctattattgAACAACAACAGAATATCAAACTTAGAAACGGATGCATTCAGTTCGTTAGATGAATTAAAACACTTGGATTTGAGTAATAATAATCTTTCATTTATAAACAatgactttgaaaatttaaagaatttgaatttgttaaatttaagtaataataatataagttatATTAATATAACAGCGATTTATGCTTCAGAAATCGATTTATCTAACAATAATTTAAGTGATATTTCAATCGTTGGTATTGAAAAACGTAGGCCTTCGATAAATTTAAGTTTCAACAAATTAACATCAATATTAGTTAATAATAGCTTTTTAAATGAACtagatatttcaaataataagcTTCAATCGTTAAATGCAACCTACATAAGCGAATCGGGTATTGTACAATTAAATGCTTCTAATAATCAAATACACGaatttaaaattacagaaaTAGTAAAATCTTTGAAAGTTTTagatttatcatttaataatatgtctGATTTtacttattcaaatttttcgatattacaacACTTGAATTTATccgataattattttaaacatataacaaaTGGAGCTTTTAATGAATTAGAGAATTTAAATACTTTGAATTTGGCAAATAATTATTTGGAAGTGAttcaaaatgaaacatttattggattaaaaaacttaaatgtttTGATAATATCAAACAATAGATTAAAAACACTTGAAACGGGCAGTTTTCGcgatttaatcaaattaaattatttaaatttagctaACAATCTTTTAGAAAGTACATCATCTGGAACACTAAGCg AATCACTTAAAGGTTTGTGGGgtttaaataagttaaatttagctaataattcaataaaaacaatcGTATCAGAAAACTTTTATGGTTTAGATAGCTTATACCAATTAGATTTaacttatcaaaatttaactgaTTTACCAATAGgcgtatttaattatttatactatttgaaaacattaaatttatcttGTAATTCCCTCGAAACAATTAAGAAAGGAATATTTACAGGGctaaataaattagaaactttatccttagcttttaataaattaaagacatTTGAATATGAAagcttttat Atacattgttga